In the Agrococcus sp. Marseille-Q4369 genome, one interval contains:
- a CDS encoding phytoene/squalene synthase family protein, whose amino-acid sequence MTGLDLYTRTARRASATVIEAYSTSFGLASRLLPPVMRGDIASVYALVRVADEIVDGPGAESGLDPRSCRGVLDALEREVERAVATGFSADLVVHAFAETARRVGITADQTAPFFAAMRRDLEPVAFRDERELRSYVYGSAEVVGLMCVRCFLGGRRLPDAEARRVDRGARALGSAFQVVNFLRDIGADADGLGRAYLPGVDPAHPTEEAVGRVLDRLEGELRIARDTVPLLPRDARPAVLAAHGLFAALARRIRATPAAELPRRRISVPSAEKAAIVARAALGASVARAASAREARLEPAR is encoded by the coding sequence ATGACGGGCCTCGACCTCTACACGCGCACCGCCCGGCGCGCGAGCGCGACGGTCATCGAGGCCTACTCGACGTCGTTCGGGCTCGCGAGCCGGCTGCTGCCGCCCGTCATGCGCGGCGACATCGCGAGCGTCTACGCGCTCGTGCGCGTCGCCGACGAGATCGTCGACGGCCCCGGCGCCGAGTCGGGCCTCGACCCCCGATCGTGCCGCGGGGTGCTCGACGCGCTCGAGCGCGAGGTCGAGCGAGCGGTCGCGACCGGCTTCAGCGCCGACCTCGTGGTGCACGCCTTCGCCGAGACCGCTCGCCGCGTCGGCATCACGGCCGACCAGACGGCGCCGTTCTTCGCCGCCATGCGGCGCGACCTCGAGCCGGTCGCGTTCCGCGACGAGCGCGAGCTGCGCAGCTACGTCTACGGCTCGGCCGAGGTCGTCGGCCTCATGTGCGTGCGCTGCTTCCTCGGCGGGCGGCGGCTGCCCGACGCCGAGGCGCGGCGCGTCGACCGCGGCGCCCGCGCGCTCGGCTCGGCGTTCCAGGTCGTGAACTTCCTGCGTGACATCGGCGCCGACGCCGACGGTCTCGGCCGCGCCTACCTGCCCGGCGTCGACCCCGCGCACCCGACGGAGGAGGCCGTCGGCCGCGTGCTCGACCGGCTCGAGGGCGAGCTGCGCATCGCGCGCGACACCGTGCCGCTGCTGCCTCGCGATGCCCGCCCGGCCGTGCTCGCCGCGCACGGCCTCTTCGCGGCGCTCGCCCGGCGCATCCGCGCGACCCCGGCTGCCGAGCTCCCGCGCCGCCGCATCAGCGTGCCGAGCGCCGAGAAGGCTGCGATCGTGGCGCGCGCAGCCCTCGGCGCGAGCGTCGCCCGCGCGGCGAGCGCCCGAGAGGCGCGCCTGGAGCCGGCCCGATGA
- the crtI gene encoding phytoene desaturase family protein, which translates to MSRIVVIGGGISGLASAGLLARDGHEVVLVEQGESLGGRAGTWRSKGFTFDTGPSWMLMREPYEHAFRMLGSSLEAEVDVERLDPAYKVLFEGVDEPLEVSGDLDATIAAFERIEPGAGEQLRRYLRSATETAELATSGLLSNRFDSPGAFAGLGVGTRVPTLARLLVETLHARVARSFRDLRLRQALGYPAVFLGTEPRSAPSMYHLMSHFDLVEGVWYPQGGFGVLVEAMARLAREAGAELRTGARVRRIVVERGAARGVLLESGERIDADLVVSAADGHATDTKLLAHVPGVAERGRRRWAKRVAGPSAVLVMLGVEGELPELEHHTLLFTRDWEDGFGRIFGAPAADPADGVTDPASLYVSRTSATDPSVAPAGHEALFVLVPVPADPRLGRGGIDGAGDAAVEAIADRAIAQIAAWAGIERLAERVVPRRTIGPADFAIDLDAWRGTALGPAHTLRQSAFLRGSTKHGAVRDLLLAGSTTVPGIGVPMCLISAELVVKHVRGDRSTGPLQPLERERSGQRR; encoded by the coding sequence ATGAGCCGCATCGTCGTCATCGGCGGGGGCATCTCGGGCCTCGCGAGCGCTGGCCTGCTCGCACGCGACGGGCACGAGGTCGTGCTCGTCGAGCAGGGCGAGTCGCTCGGGGGTCGCGCCGGCACCTGGCGCTCGAAGGGCTTCACGTTCGACACCGGCCCCTCGTGGATGCTCATGCGCGAGCCCTACGAGCACGCGTTCCGGATGCTCGGCTCGAGCCTCGAGGCGGAGGTCGACGTCGAGCGCCTCGACCCGGCGTACAAGGTGCTCTTCGAGGGCGTCGACGAGCCGCTCGAGGTCTCGGGCGACCTCGACGCGACGATCGCCGCGTTCGAGCGCATCGAGCCGGGCGCGGGGGAGCAGCTGCGGCGCTACTTGCGCTCGGCGACCGAGACCGCCGAGCTCGCGACCTCCGGGCTGCTCTCGAACCGCTTCGACTCGCCCGGCGCGTTCGCAGGACTCGGCGTCGGCACCCGGGTGCCGACGCTCGCGCGGCTGCTCGTCGAGACGCTGCACGCGCGCGTCGCGCGCTCGTTCCGCGACCTCCGCTTGCGGCAGGCGCTCGGCTACCCCGCGGTGTTCCTCGGCACCGAGCCGAGGTCGGCGCCATCGATGTACCACCTGATGAGCCACTTCGACCTCGTCGAGGGCGTCTGGTACCCGCAGGGCGGCTTCGGCGTGCTCGTCGAGGCGATGGCCCGGCTCGCGCGCGAGGCGGGCGCCGAGCTGCGCACCGGCGCCCGCGTGCGCCGCATCGTCGTCGAGCGGGGTGCCGCCCGCGGCGTGCTGCTCGAGAGCGGCGAGCGCATCGACGCCGACCTCGTCGTCTCGGCCGCCGACGGCCACGCGACCGACACGAAGCTGCTCGCGCACGTGCCGGGCGTCGCCGAGCGCGGCCGCCGCCGGTGGGCGAAGCGCGTCGCCGGGCCCTCCGCCGTGCTCGTCATGCTCGGCGTCGAGGGCGAGCTGCCCGAGCTCGAGCACCACACGCTGCTGTTCACGCGCGACTGGGAGGACGGCTTCGGGCGCATCTTCGGCGCTCCCGCGGCCGACCCGGCCGACGGCGTGACGGACCCCGCCTCGCTCTACGTCAGCCGCACCTCCGCCACCGACCCCTCGGTCGCGCCCGCCGGCCACGAGGCGCTCTTCGTGCTCGTTCCCGTGCCGGCAGACCCGCGGCTCGGGCGCGGCGGCATCGACGGCGCCGGCGATGCGGCGGTCGAGGCGATCGCCGATCGCGCGATCGCCCAGATCGCCGCGTGGGCCGGCATCGAGCGGCTCGCCGAGCGCGTCGTCCCCCGCCGCACCATCGGGCCGGCCGACTTCGCGATCGACCTCGACGCGTGGCGCGGCACGGCGCTCGGCCCGGCGCACACGCTCCGGCAGTCGGCGTTCCTGCGCGGCTCGACGAAGCACGGCGCGGTGCGCGACCTGCTGCTCGCGGGCTCGACGACGGTGCCCGGCATCGGCGTGCCGATGTGCCTCATCTCGGCCGAGCTCGTCGTCAAGCACGTGCGCGGCGACCGCTCGACCGGTCCGCTGCAGCCGCTCGAGCGGGAGCGATCGGGGCAGCGCCGGTGA
- a CDS encoding lycopene cyclase domain-containing protein, with product MSFVYLAAIVLSAVCIGAMDARWRLALFADPLRALGAIAGTAAVLLITDLACIATGNFRLGASPWMTGFEVLPHLPIEELFFITFLAYVSLVAFAAGERLLASRRARAEERA from the coding sequence GTGAGCTTCGTCTACCTCGCTGCGATCGTGCTGTCGGCGGTGTGCATCGGCGCGATGGATGCGCGCTGGCGGCTCGCGCTCTTCGCCGACCCGCTGCGCGCGCTCGGCGCGATCGCCGGCACCGCCGCGGTGCTGCTCATCACCGACCTCGCGTGCATCGCGACCGGCAACTTCCGCCTCGGTGCCTCGCCCTGGATGACGGGCTTCGAGGTGCTCCCGCACCTGCCGATCGAGGAGCTCTTCTTCATCACGTTCCTCGCCTACGTCTCGCTCGTCGCCTTCGCGGCAGGCGAGCGGCTGCTCGCGAGCCGCCGCGCCAGGGCCGAGGAGCGCGCGTGA
- a CDS encoding lycopene cyclase domain-containing protein encodes MSYILVLAPLLAASIVAAVLALRRDRRRWGALAIASAIVLALTIVFDSLMIAADLFRYDDAKLLGPHIGLAPIEDLGYALIAVLLAAAIWTLLPSRGARGRDGASARQASEDRDA; translated from the coding sequence GTGAGCTACATCCTCGTGCTCGCGCCGCTGCTGGCCGCCTCGATCGTCGCGGCGGTGCTCGCGCTGCGCCGGGATCGCCGCCGCTGGGGAGCGCTCGCGATCGCCTCGGCCATCGTGCTCGCGCTCACGATCGTGTTCGACTCGCTCATGATCGCCGCCGACCTCTTCCGCTACGACGACGCGAAGCTGCTCGGCCCGCACATCGGCCTCGCGCCGATCGAGGACCTCGGCTACGCGCTCATCGCCGTGCTGCTCGCCGCGGCCATCTGGACGCTGCTGCCGAGCCGTGGCGCTCGCGGGCGCGACGGTGCGTCGGCGCGGCAGGCGTCGGAGGACCGGGATGCGTGA
- a CDS encoding prenyltransferase yields the protein MRDVAEPGAVTGPGLARRLLLASRPVSWINTAFPFAAAMVLTTGTVDVRTIIGTLFFLVPYNLAMYGINDVFDYASDAKNPRKGGVEGALLPPETHRATLAWSIGLAVPFVVALVAMGGPASWAVLAVSLFAVVAYSARGLRFKEVPLLDSITSSTHFVSPAVYGLVLAGADWTPQLVAILGAFFCWGMASHAFGAVQDVVPDREGGIASIATVLGARATVRLAIALWAAAGVLMLLAPWPASLGALVAVPYIVLAAPFWRVTDASSAAANRGWRRFLWVNYGCGFLVTMLCIAWAMLGR from the coding sequence ATGCGTGACGTCGCCGAGCCGGGCGCGGTCACCGGTCCCGGGCTCGCCCGCCGACTGCTGCTCGCCTCCCGCCCGGTGAGCTGGATCAACACGGCCTTCCCGTTCGCCGCCGCGATGGTGCTCACGACCGGCACGGTCGACGTCCGCACGATCATCGGCACCCTCTTCTTCCTCGTGCCGTACAACCTCGCGATGTACGGCATCAACGACGTCTTCGACTACGCATCCGACGCCAAGAACCCGCGGAAGGGCGGCGTCGAGGGCGCCCTGCTGCCGCCGGAGACGCACCGGGCGACGCTCGCGTGGTCGATCGGGCTCGCCGTGCCGTTCGTCGTCGCGCTCGTCGCGATGGGAGGCCCGGCGTCGTGGGCGGTGCTCGCCGTGAGCCTGTTCGCGGTCGTCGCCTACTCGGCGCGAGGCCTGCGCTTCAAGGAGGTGCCGCTGCTCGACTCGATCACCTCGAGCACCCACTTCGTGAGCCCCGCCGTCTACGGCCTCGTGCTCGCCGGCGCCGACTGGACGCCGCAGCTCGTCGCCATCCTCGGCGCGTTCTTCTGCTGGGGCATGGCGAGCCACGCCTTCGGCGCCGTGCAGGACGTCGTGCCCGACCGCGAGGGCGGCATCGCCTCGATCGCGACGGTGCTCGGCGCCCGCGCGACCGTGCGCCTCGCGATCGCGCTGTGGGCCGCCGCGGGCGTGCTCATGCTGCTCGCGCCCTGGCCCGCGTCGCTCGGGGCGCTCGTCGCCGTGCCGTACATCGTGCTCGCCGCGCCGTTCTGGCGCGTCACGGATGCGTCGAGCGCCGCGGCGAACCGGGGCTGGCGGCGCTTCCTCTGGGTGAACTACGGATGCGGGTTCCTCGTCACCATGCTGTGCATCGCGTGGGCGATGCTCGGGCGATGA
- a CDS encoding SDR family oxidoreductase, producing MSAESAALAPEPPVELLPQAERRTVLVTGATGYVGGRLIPRLLLAGHRVRALARDPGRLADASWAADVDVVRGDLEDPSTLAAAFEGQQVVFHLVHAMSAGGDFMAAELAQARHVAAAARAAGVERIVYLSGLHPEGEPLSKHLASRVAVGETLLASGVPTIVLEAGIVIGSGSASFEMIRHLTEVLPYMPAPRWVRNFVQPIAVRDVLHYLVRAATVPREVHGAFDIGGPDVLRYGQVMNGYALEAGLPQRPIAPLPVLTPWLASQWVNLVTPVPRAIAVPLIGSLLHDCVVEERRIDAIIPPPAAGPTGYRLAVRLALARERSGDIESSWRSASPAGAPSDPLPSDPTWSGSTVFEDARERTTDASPESVWKVVESIGGERGWYSVPLLWSIRGLADRLVGGVGLRRGRRDPEALREGDVVDWWRVERIERGRLLRLRAEMRVPGRAWLELEVTPRGSGAHYRQRAVFLPSGLGGRLYWWSLVPAHQVIFDVMANRIVAAAEADRS from the coding sequence ATGAGCGCCGAGTCCGCGGCCCTCGCACCCGAGCCGCCCGTCGAGCTGCTGCCGCAGGCGGAGCGCCGCACGGTGCTCGTCACGGGGGCGACGGGCTACGTCGGCGGCCGGCTCATCCCGCGGCTCCTGCTCGCCGGGCACCGGGTGCGCGCGCTCGCGCGCGACCCCGGCCGGCTCGCCGACGCATCCTGGGCCGCCGACGTCGACGTCGTGCGCGGCGACCTCGAGGACCCGTCGACGCTCGCCGCGGCGTTCGAGGGCCAGCAGGTCGTCTTCCACCTCGTGCACGCGATGAGCGCGGGCGGCGACTTCATGGCCGCGGAGCTCGCGCAGGCGCGGCACGTCGCCGCCGCGGCCAGGGCGGCAGGCGTCGAGCGCATCGTCTACCTCTCGGGGCTGCACCCCGAGGGGGAGCCGCTCTCGAAGCACCTCGCCTCGCGCGTCGCGGTCGGCGAGACGCTGCTCGCCTCGGGCGTGCCGACGATCGTGCTCGAGGCCGGCATCGTGATCGGCTCGGGCTCGGCCTCGTTCGAGATGATCCGCCACCTCACCGAGGTGCTGCCCTACATGCCCGCGCCGCGCTGGGTGCGGAACTTCGTGCAGCCGATCGCGGTGCGCGACGTGCTCCACTACCTCGTGCGCGCGGCGACGGTGCCGCGAGAGGTGCACGGCGCCTTCGACATCGGCGGCCCCGACGTGCTGCGCTACGGCCAGGTGATGAACGGCTACGCGCTCGAGGCGGGCCTGCCGCAGCGGCCGATCGCGCCGCTCCCGGTGCTCACGCCCTGGCTCGCGTCGCAGTGGGTCAACCTCGTCACCCCCGTCCCGCGCGCGATCGCGGTGCCGCTCATCGGCTCGCTGCTGCACGACTGCGTGGTCGAGGAGCGCCGCATCGACGCGATCATCCCGCCGCCCGCAGCCGGGCCCACCGGCTACCGACTCGCCGTGCGGCTCGCGCTCGCCCGCGAGCGCTCCGGCGACATCGAGTCGAGCTGGCGCTCCGCGAGCCCCGCGGGCGCGCCCTCCGACCCGTTGCCGAGCGACCCCACCTGGTCGGGCTCGACCGTGTTCGAGGATGCGCGGGAGCGCACGACGGATGCATCGCCCGAGTCGGTCTGGAAGGTCGTCGAGTCGATCGGCGGCGAGCGCGGCTGGTACTCGGTGCCGCTGCTGTGGAGCATCCGCGGCCTCGCCGACCGCCTCGTCGGCGGCGTCGGGCTGCGTCGCGGCCGCCGCGACCCGGAGGCGCTCCGCGAGGGCGACGTCGTCGACTGGTGGCGCGTCGAGCGGATCGAGCGAGGCAGGCTCCTGCGGCTGCGCGCCGAGATGCGCGTGCCCGGCCGCGCGTGGCTCGAGCTCGAGGTCACGCCGCGCGGCAGCGGCGCGCACTACCGGCAGCGCGCGGTGTTCCTGCCGAGCGGGCTCGGCGGTCGCCTCTACTGGTGGTCGCTCGTGCCCGCGCACCAGGTGATCTTCGACGTCATGGCCAACCGCATCGTCGCCGCGGCTGAGGCAGATCGGTCGTGA
- a CDS encoding pyrimidine dimer DNA glycosylase/endonuclease V, whose amino-acid sequence MRIWSLHPGLLDRPGLTACWREALLAQAVLAGRTRGYTRHPQLQRFREQPDPIAAIGAYLAGVADAAEARGYRFDRTRIDRPGPAPRMVVTDGQLEYEWGHLRAKLARRTPERLRCARRPVPHPLFTVEPGPVAGWERP is encoded by the coding sequence GTGAGGATCTGGTCGCTCCACCCCGGCTTGCTCGACCGGCCGGGGCTCACGGCGTGCTGGCGCGAGGCGCTGCTCGCGCAAGCGGTGCTCGCCGGCCGCACGCGCGGCTACACCCGGCACCCGCAGCTGCAGCGGTTCCGCGAGCAGCCCGATCCGATCGCGGCGATCGGCGCCTACCTCGCGGGCGTCGCCGACGCTGCGGAGGCGCGCGGCTACCGCTTCGACCGCACCCGGATCGACCGGCCGGGCCCGGCACCCCGGATGGTCGTCACCGACGGTCAGCTCGAGTACGAGTGGGGCCACTTGCGGGCGAAGCTCGCCAGGCGCACGCCCGAGCGGCTCCGCTGCGCGCGACGGCCCGTGCCGCATCCGCTCTTCACGGTCGAGCCGGGACCGGTCGCGGGGTGGGAGCGCCCCTAG
- a CDS encoding MarR family transcriptional regulator gives MGEAVRDDDRDLVDPRRLDASARLVHAQGLNDADVDEITDLFHALRRWHRTSAAHSEASRRYMRLGENDMRAIRYVMSAGRDGAIVTSTMIAEHLGITGPSVTKLLDRLEHAGHIRRERHPRDRRSLSIVVTDETRAGEGVRRRRSRAALRRRRRPLAGGAPGRDEVPQPARGPARRRAPCR, from the coding sequence ATGGGTGAGGCGGTGCGCGACGACGATCGCGACCTTGTCGATCCGCGCCGCCTCGACGCATCCGCCCGCCTCGTGCACGCGCAGGGGCTCAACGACGCGGACGTCGACGAGATCACCGACCTGTTCCACGCGCTGCGCCGCTGGCATCGCACGTCCGCGGCGCACAGCGAGGCCAGCCGCCGCTACATGCGGCTCGGCGAGAACGACATGCGCGCGATCCGCTACGTGATGTCTGCGGGCCGCGACGGCGCGATCGTCACGTCGACGATGATCGCCGAGCACCTCGGCATCACGGGGCCGTCGGTGACGAAGCTGCTCGACCGGCTCGAGCACGCCGGCCACATCCGTCGCGAACGGCACCCGCGCGACCGCCGCTCGCTCTCGATCGTCGTCACCGACGAGACGCGCGCAGGCGAGGGCGTCCGTCGGCGCCGATCACGCGCGGCGCTACGCCGTCGCCGCCGCCCTCTCGCCGGAGGAGCGCCGGGCCGCGACGAAGTTCCTCAGCCTGCTCGCGGACCTGCCCGTCGTCGAGCACCATGTCGCTGA
- a CDS encoding NUDIX domain-containing protein, producing MTEIPVAATLVLVRDGHAGAIEVLLLQRPDRGSFPGGWVFPGGRVEPVDEAADEETTARNAAVRETAEESALVVDPAALVPLSQWIPPEQLATKFHTWFFVARAPEGELRLQHAEAIDATWIRPADALKRHGKGDLRLFPPTWVTLDTLLPHPTVDAALTAIGGRAPQRYATKQDPARALAIWEGDEAYDGGADSEEGPRHRLHVGSLPWRFERR from the coding sequence GTGACCGAGATCCCCGTCGCCGCGACCCTCGTGCTGGTGCGCGATGGCCACGCTGGCGCCATCGAGGTGCTGCTCCTGCAGCGGCCCGACCGCGGCTCGTTCCCGGGCGGCTGGGTGTTCCCCGGCGGCCGGGTGGAGCCCGTCGACGAGGCGGCCGACGAGGAGACCACGGCGCGGAACGCCGCAGTGCGCGAGACCGCCGAGGAGAGCGCGCTCGTCGTCGACCCGGCCGCGCTCGTGCCGCTGTCGCAGTGGATCCCGCCCGAGCAGCTCGCGACGAAGTTCCACACCTGGTTCTTCGTCGCCCGCGCGCCCGAGGGCGAGCTGCGCCTGCAGCACGCCGAGGCGATCGACGCGACGTGGATCCGACCGGCGGATGCGCTCAAGCGGCACGGGAAGGGCGACCTGCGGCTCTTCCCGCCCACGTGGGTGACGCTCGACACGCTGCTGCCCCACCCCACCGTCGACGCGGCGCTCACGGCGATCGGCGGCCGGGCACCGCAGCGCTACGCGACGAAGCAGGACCCCGCCCGCGCGCTCGCGATCTGGGAGGGCGACGAGGCATACGACGGCGGCGCCGACTCCGAGGAGGGGCCGCGGCACCGGCTGCACGTCGGGTCGCTGCCGTGGCGGTTCGAGCGGCGCTGA
- the rmuC gene encoding DNA recombination protein RmuC: MEPLLVVAAVVGMLLAGALGALLGSRAGRAGAAAEAAASLGELNTARSRLEVIEDERARERAVTERRHAAQLEEVRAEAAQRLAEERERGREALAELQQDAQRRADEFAKLSSAALERNSAVFLEQAEERLRRSQSEGAAELAKREQAVQQLVEPLSKSLESVRSEVTAAEKARAEANAALAEQLQLMRSSSERLTTETRQLVTALRAPQVRGRWGELQLRRVVEAAGMLQHVDFTEQAHHATDDGALRPDMLVHLPGDKQVIVDAKVAFAGYLEAMEATDDATRDKRLDAHARHLREHIDQLGSKAYWEAVPGSPEFVVMFIPAEPFLNAALERDPTLFERAFERNVVLATPATLVALLRTVGYTWRQEQLAGEALQVLEVGRELHKRLGTMGTHLTKLGSSLNRTVEAYNAFNASLDRNVVTQARRFSSLQGLEPSLERHPPLEVLAVAAQKPDVHADEAIRDMVREAVRDAEEAGPSAVA, encoded by the coding sequence ATGGAACCGCTCCTGGTCGTCGCCGCCGTCGTCGGCATGCTGCTCGCCGGCGCGCTCGGCGCGCTGCTCGGCTCGCGCGCCGGTCGTGCCGGCGCCGCCGCCGAGGCCGCGGCGAGCCTGGGCGAGCTCAACACCGCCCGCAGCCGCCTCGAGGTCATCGAGGACGAGCGCGCGCGCGAGCGCGCAGTGACCGAGCGGCGGCATGCCGCGCAGCTCGAGGAGGTGCGCGCCGAGGCGGCGCAGCGCCTCGCCGAGGAGCGCGAGCGCGGCCGCGAGGCCCTCGCCGAGCTGCAGCAGGACGCCCAGCGCCGCGCCGACGAGTTCGCCAAGCTCTCGAGCGCGGCGCTCGAGCGCAACTCCGCCGTCTTCCTCGAGCAGGCCGAGGAGCGCTTGCGCCGCTCCCAGAGCGAGGGCGCCGCCGAGCTCGCGAAGCGCGAGCAGGCGGTGCAGCAGCTCGTCGAGCCGCTCTCGAAGTCGCTCGAGTCGGTGCGCTCCGAGGTCACCGCCGCCGAGAAGGCGCGCGCCGAGGCGAACGCCGCGCTCGCCGAGCAGCTGCAGCTCATGCGCTCGAGCTCCGAGCGGCTGACCACCGAGACGCGGCAGCTCGTCACGGCGCTGCGGGCGCCGCAAGTGCGGGGGCGCTGGGGTGAGCTGCAGCTGCGGCGCGTCGTCGAGGCCGCCGGCATGCTGCAGCACGTCGACTTCACCGAGCAGGCGCACCACGCCACCGACGACGGCGCGCTGCGGCCCGACATGCTCGTGCACCTGCCGGGCGACAAGCAGGTGATCGTCGACGCGAAGGTCGCCTTCGCCGGCTACCTCGAGGCGATGGAGGCGACCGACGACGCGACGCGCGACAAGCGGCTCGACGCGCACGCGCGCCACCTGCGCGAGCACATCGACCAGCTCGGCTCGAAGGCCTACTGGGAGGCGGTGCCCGGCAGCCCCGAGTTCGTCGTCATGTTCATCCCCGCGGAGCCGTTCCTCAACGCGGCGCTCGAGCGCGACCCGACCCTGTTCGAGCGCGCCTTCGAGCGCAACGTCGTGCTCGCGACGCCCGCGACGCTCGTCGCGCTGCTGCGCACGGTCGGCTACACGTGGCGCCAGGAGCAGCTCGCCGGCGAGGCGCTGCAGGTGCTCGAGGTGGGCCGCGAGCTGCACAAGCGGCTCGGCACGATGGGCACCCACCTGACGAAGCTCGGCAGCAGCCTCAACCGCACGGTCGAGGCGTACAACGCCTTCAACGCATCCCTCGACCGCAACGTCGTGACGCAGGCGCGGCGGTTCTCGAGCCTGCAGGGCCTCGAGCCCTCCCTCGAGCGGCACCCGCCGCTCGAGGTGCTCGCGGTCGCGGCGCAGAAGCCCGACGTGCACGCCGACGAGGCGATCCGCGACATGGTGCGCGAGGCGGTCCGAGATGCCGAGGAAGCGGGGCCCTCGGCGGTAGCGTGA
- a CDS encoding MBL fold metallo-hydrolase, which translates to MVEIQRIVAPNPGPMTLDGTNTYVLGGEVVVDPGPAVVEHVERLVDLAPRLILVTHKHTDHTEAARELARSTGAVLRGLDPDECHGGAPLVDGEWIPVGDAELQILATPGHTHDSICIVVPGRAVLTGDTILGRGTTVIMHPDGAIAPYLASLDKLEALGDLEVLPGHGDPLPSVAAIARQYRAHRLERLEQVRHALRDLGSSAADATVGDVVDRVYADLDHDVRFAAEASTAAQLSYLAEVG; encoded by the coding sequence ATGGTGGAGATCCAGCGCATCGTCGCACCGAACCCCGGACCGATGACCCTCGACGGCACCAACACCTACGTGCTCGGCGGCGAGGTCGTCGTCGACCCCGGTCCCGCCGTCGTGGAGCACGTCGAGCGGCTCGTCGACCTCGCGCCTCGGCTCATCCTCGTCACCCACAAGCACACCGACCACACGGAGGCGGCGCGCGAGCTCGCCCGCTCGACCGGTGCGGTGCTGCGCGGCCTCGATCCCGACGAGTGCCACGGCGGCGCACCGCTCGTCGACGGCGAGTGGATCCCGGTCGGCGACGCCGAGCTGCAGATCCTCGCGACCCCGGGGCACACGCACGACTCGATCTGCATCGTCGTGCCGGGCCGCGCGGTGCTCACGGGCGACACGATCCTCGGCCGCGGCACGACCGTGATCATGCACCCGGACGGCGCGATCGCCCCCTACCTCGCGAGCCTCGACAAGCTCGAGGCGCTCGGCGACCTCGAGGTGCTGCCGGGCCACGGCGACCCGCTGCCGTCGGTCGCCGCCATCGCGCGGCAGTACCGCGCGCACCGGCTCGAGCGGCTCGAGCAGGTGCGGCACGCGCTGCGCGATCTCGGCTCGAGCGCGGCCGATGCGACGGTCGGCGACGTCGTCGACCGCGTCTACGCCGACCTCGACCACGACGTGCGCTTCGCCGCCGAGGCGTCGACCGCGGCCCAGCTGAGCTACCTCGCCGAGGTCGGCTGA